In the genome of Streptomyces pactum, one region contains:
- the mca gene encoding mycothiol conjugate amidase Mca — protein sequence MTEQLRLMAVHAHPDDESSKGAATMAKYVSEGVDVLVVTCTGGERGSILNPKLQGDEYIEKNIHEVRAKEMDEAREILGVKQEWLGFVDSGLPEGDPLPPLPEGCFALEDVDEAAGRLVKLIREFRPQVITTYDENGGYPHPDHIMTHKITMVAFDAAGDPEKYPGTGEPWQPQKLYYNQGFNRPRTTALHEALLARGLESPYGEWLERWKDFEKRERTLTTFVPCADFFEIRDKALIAHRTQIDPDGGWFRVPMEIQKEVWPTEEYELARSLVETSLPEDDLFAGIRNN from the coding sequence TTGACTGAGCAGTTGCGACTGATGGCTGTGCACGCCCACCCCGACGACGAGTCGAGCAAGGGCGCGGCCACCATGGCGAAGTACGTGTCCGAGGGGGTGGATGTGCTGGTCGTCACCTGCACGGGCGGGGAGCGCGGCTCCATCCTCAACCCGAAGCTCCAGGGTGACGAGTACATCGAGAAGAACATCCACGAGGTCCGGGCCAAGGAGATGGACGAGGCCCGCGAGATCCTCGGCGTCAAGCAGGAGTGGCTGGGGTTCGTGGACTCCGGCCTGCCCGAGGGCGACCCGCTGCCCCCGCTGCCGGAGGGCTGCTTCGCGCTGGAGGACGTGGACGAGGCCGCCGGCCGGCTGGTGAAGCTGATCCGCGAGTTCCGGCCGCAGGTGATCACCACCTACGACGAGAACGGCGGCTACCCGCACCCCGACCACATCATGACCCACAAGATCACCATGGTGGCCTTCGACGCCGCCGGGGACCCGGAGAAGTACCCGGGCACCGGTGAGCCCTGGCAGCCGCAGAAGCTCTACTACAACCAGGGCTTCAACCGGCCCCGCACCACCGCGCTGCACGAGGCGCTGCTGGCGCGCGGCCTGGAGTCGCCGTACGGGGAGTGGCTGGAGCGCTGGAAGGACTTCGAGAAGCGGGAGCGGACGCTGACCACGTTCGTGCCGTGCGCGGACTTCTTCGAGATCCGGGACAAGGCGCTGATCGCCCACCGCACCCAGATCGACCCCGACGGCGGCTGGTTCCGGGTCCCGATGGAGATCCAGAAGGAGGTCTGGCCGACCGAGGAGTACGAGCTGGCCAGGTCTTTGGTGGAGACATCCCTCCCCGAGGACGACCTCTTCGCGGGTATCCGCAACAATTGA
- a CDS encoding DUF4307 domain-containing protein yields MATGRSDLPEGRYGRSGDERADRKLKIAGAVFGAALLGVVGWSGYSYIAGEDVSGRVIGFQVVSDDSIKVHLEVRKDKGATGVCTLRSRSEDGAEVGVKDFTFDQRTEQVDEIVTLRTTHRATTAELIDCKAADGS; encoded by the coding sequence ATGGCGACGGGTCGATCAGACCTTCCGGAGGGGCGGTACGGCCGGTCCGGCGACGAGCGCGCCGACCGGAAGCTGAAGATCGCCGGCGCGGTCTTCGGCGCGGCGCTGCTCGGCGTGGTCGGCTGGTCCGGCTACTCCTACATCGCCGGTGAGGACGTCAGCGGACGGGTGATCGGTTTCCAGGTGGTCTCCGACGATTCCATCAAGGTCCACCTGGAGGTCCGCAAGGACAAGGGCGCCACCGGCGTGTGCACGCTGCGCTCCCGCTCCGAGGACGGCGCCGAGGTGGGCGTCAAGGACTTCACCTTCGACCAGCGCACCGAGCAGGTGGACGAGATCGTCACGCTGCGCACCACCCACCGGGCGACCACCGCCGAGCTGATCGACTGCAAGGCGGCCGACGGAAGCTGA